A region of the Stigmatopora nigra isolate UIUO_SnigA chromosome 10, RoL_Snig_1.1, whole genome shotgun sequence genome:
GTATTGAACTATGCCAGAAAAAATTATGTTCACCCCCACAAtcttttcagtttgttttgccATTAAAACTTGTTTCTCCAATAGTCCCAAATAGCACAGTTGGTAGCCACAAAGCAACACTGTTTGCCAGCAAGAATAAATGCATTACAGTTGATTGCTCCTAACTTATATCAATTTTGTTTCTCTCTTGTTTTGTTGGTAGGTTTTTCTATTTTGTACATACAGagttttgtatatactgtatatgaTGAGCTCGCTGGGCAGCGAAAAGGCCCGGGGCCCTCGTGAAAAAGTGCCACCTGCTGCCACTCACACATCTCAACCGCAGAAACAGATACAGGTGAGAGTCCAGAAGTGCACAAATGTATTGGGGGTCTTAATGTCAAAGTTCTTGCtaatttccttcatttttctcCAGTTAGGATAGCACATAAGGTTTGTTGGATTTTAAGACTTGACTTCTGCCTTGACTTCAactcgtgttttttttgtgtgttccaGGCTACTGCTGAGCAAATTAGGCTTGCCCAGATGATCTATGACAAGAATGATGCTGACTTTGAAGGCAAGGTTAACCAGGTACAATAATACCACACACAAATAATAAACGAAACCAACTGGCTTCAACATTTTTAGCACTTGTTTGTCTGCTTCCCCCAGCTGATGGAGGTTACTGGGAAGAACCAGGATGAGTGTATGGTGGCGCTCCATGACTGCAACGAGGACGTGAGCAGGGCCATCAACTTCCTTCTGGAAAGCACCTCGGATATGGTAGGCTTGGTGTAATAAAGATCACAATTTGACCAAATGAATCATTCCACGGCCCGTGCCATTCTTTGTGTTTAGACCTCCTGGGAGACGGTGGGGAAGAAGAAGCCACTGATTAAGGAAGGTCCGTCCGAAAGCAAGGAGAACAAGGAAAATCGGGAGAAAAAAGGCGAGAAGGAGGGTGCCAAGGGCCGTGCGGGATCTAATCGCAAGGGCAAAGGGGGCAATAGAAACCGGCAAGgtataacattttttaagaCTGTCGCCAGCCTTCATGGTAAGTCGTTTCATTGCCTCTTTGCACCAGGCGCTGCTCGTCCGGTGGAAAATGGTGTGGAGGTGACGCCAGTGGAGAGAGGCTCCGATCGCGGAAGGAGGGCAAAAGGTGGTCGAGGTGAGAtggcaaatttgaaaaaatgtgaCCCTAGTCATTCCTCGAGGAGATGTTGTGGATTTCCATGGGATTTTTTCATGTAGGTTCTGGAGGTCGAGGCAGAGGTAAAGGATCAGCAGCAAGCAGGTTCTCAGCCCAGGGAATGGGGTATGTTGACACCCAATCTGTTTCTATTTTGACACTAATTTAAAATGggtggaattattttttttctctcagaatTCTAATAATAAATCATGACGATATAAAACTAAATAGTTTTTGTTGCCTATATTTTAGTGTTAGGGCCAcacaaagaagaacaaaaatttATTTGTGAGATTAGTTGGAATATTTAGAGATTCAAGACAAAAAGTTGGAATAGCACAAGAAATTAGTTAGAATATTATgatgaaaaatgttaaaataggaCAAGATTTAAGTGGTAATGTTCTTGCACTacttttaataattaattatttttccaattcaattaaaaataataattattcattatttCTCAGAACCTTCAACCCTGCAGACTATACCTCAGAGGCGGGTACAACAAGGACCACACAGAGTGAGGCTTGGGAAACAACGGCCAACAACAATCCTGAAGAGATGGGTTGGTGTTGTGTACATTAGGATGCACTGTACTTCAAGATGGACTTTTGTTGACCAAGATGCTTTCTGCTCAAGCATAGTCTTTGTTTTCATACCTCACCGACATGTTCCTTAATCTTTTGCAGCTAACTGGAAAAATCCCATTGAAGACTATGGACCCGAAGACTGGAGTGAGGATGTTAGTGTGAGTACTAGCAGAATGTTTTACAAAAAGTTTGAAATTAAAACAAGTCTTGTTTAtctttcctctttctttttgggggtatttttgtTTTCCTACAGCTCTCAGAGACCAAAGTTTTCACTTCCTCATGCGCCCCTCCTGCTGAGAATCACATCGCGCCTGGCCAAAGGTGAATGACTAACAGTAGAAAAATGAATGCAGCAGAAATGAATGCCTTTTTTATTCTAACCTGACCaactgtgttttgttttgtagtcTGGACCTAGCCTCTCTGCTGCAAAAACCTGCAGTCAGTGGAAGAGAAGCGccctcctcgtcttcctcctcctcgcaGAGTCTGGTCTTCACCAACTCTCACCACCACCAGCTACCACAGCAGCAACATCAGGCTCCGCCCAGCCGCAGCACCACCAGCGGCACTAGCTATGCTCATGCTGCTctggtgaacaaaaaaaaacatttttgcattttcaggAACACATCAGACTAATCATTCCTACTTTTATCCGTGCCAGTCGTCAGTCCTGGGAGCTGGTTTTGGAGACCTGGGTCAAGCCAAAAGGCCTGCACCCAGTGCGGGGGCTCAGATACTGGAACAGCTTAAGGGTCCTGGCTTGGGTCCTCTGCCATCATCCCAGGTGGCACATCCTGCCAACACCCAAGGAGGCAACCCTTCAATCGGGCGCCTGCCGAGCCTTGGAACATCTGTACCTCCACCCTCTTCCTCCACTTGGGATATGAAGGTGCCAGAATCTAACACAACCACACTGTCCTCACAGTTCAGCCGTAAGTATTATCATTAAAGTCTTCACTAcatgatgctaatgctaaatgtttttttttccccatctgcaATTAATAtcactgtgtttttgttgttgttgttgcaggtGAGTTTGGCCTCCAGCCGGAGCCTTCACTTGTGCTGAGCCAGCTCATTCAGAGGCACACTGGTCCCTCCTTGCCATTAGCCCGTCAGCCCAGTCCACCATCTCAACAAGCGGCTCCTACGTCCGTCTCGTCTGTTCCACAGCAGAGCAACACGTCAGCGCAGGTGGGCCAAGGGATGGTGGCCGCTGGTTCCAAAAATCCGGCTGTTGGAGGTGGCCTGGACGCTCAGGGCTGCGGTACACCACAGCAGCAGCGCGCACAACAAAAAGTTCAAAAACGAAGGATGCCTCCGACCTCCAAGGTAATGGTTTTGCGTCCCCCTGCcacaaaaatactaattaaCCAGTCCATCCACttcacttggattttttttgtattgtgttgAAAGCCAACATTTTGAGTCTAAGCTAATTTCAGCAAAGCTGCTGCTAATGTGAGAAAACTCAAACTTGAGGAGAAACACTTTTGTAGAATCGCTGTCTACAAAGATTATTTTCTTCGGGTTCGCAAACTGTCAAATCAAAATTAAGTCAAGAGTCCTGTgcggtaatattttttttccaatatataaCTCAAGGCCATCCAAACAATTACGTGCGTAAACTTTTTATCGTGACAGATCCCCGCCACAGCCGTAGAAATGCCAGGCTCCACTGACGTCCCCGGTCTAAACCTTCAGTTTGGAGCACTCGACTTTGGCTCGGAGTCCGCTTTGCCCGAATTCGGAGTGGTGGAGAGTGCCGTCAGTGCGGCATCCAGGGAATCCACTCCGGCGCCGGGTCCCGTAGCGGCCCCATCAGGACCAGGGACACAGAGTCAGACAAGCATGTACTCCAAACCGCTCAGGTAAtggttggatattttttttccctatcaGACAAATCCCATTTAAACACACAGAATCAAGTTTTTTATTCTACTAGGGTACGGTCATCTTTCAAAATGCTAAAAACCAGATCTTGTGTGTCTTTCAGTGAATCGCTTGGCAGCCCTCTCTCCGTCGAGCTCCCTCTTCCCCTCTCCTCGTCCGAGTCGGTGTATCACTCGTCTTCGGTGGCACTCCCGAGTCTGACGGCCTCTTCGTTAGGGCCCGTCAGTTCCAGCACCCCTCCCTCGTCGTCGCTGATCACATCCACAATCTCGTCCTGCGCCGTACCCCCTTTTTCCACGGTGGGAGGAGGTTATGATGGGTCCTTGCCCCCTCAAGCTCGACTGGCCTTCTCGCAGAGTAAAGAGGTTTCTGGCCCAGTTATGGTGAGAAGAAATGAAACGCAAACTCTAtgaaatgtaatgttttaaagtatttatttttccttatcCTTAGAATGGTCTAAATGGAGTAAGAAGCTCTGCAACATTAGACAGTATGTTACCTTGCACCTATCTCTTAATAGTTGCATGAGTGCATATAGTAACCACTTTTTTAATACAGGCTTTTCCAAAATGTCTGAGCCCATTTTGCAGGCCaatcattttgacaattttcgtttgaatgacctcaaattttcgCATTTCCGTATAAACGTTTCAATgcatttcctttgtttttttttaaagtgaatgccATTTCTTAACGTGAAAAGATAGAAATCCCAAACTTTAGACACGAAAACTTGAGGTCATTCCAGCGAAAATGGTCAAAATGATTGACCTACaaaatggggtcaaacattttggaacaccctgtatTGATATAAGCACTTTGGCACTTTGCTTAGTTTCTTCAGTATCCTCCACACCAAAGCCCGAGTCTCCATCTCTTAACGCCAACACCACCTGCGCTCCGGTGCCCACCTCTCACTTAGCCTCCTCCACGCTGCCTGCACAGTGTTCCACCACGCTCTCCAGCCTGGCACAGGACCTTCCCTCTGCCAGCCAACTCAATGCTCTTAACAGGTGAAACGCTCGTACCCACTAGActtgctgaaaaaaaagtggaaagtcAAGAGTCCGTTTCAAGCTGCAACCCTTCTCTTTATCTTTGCAGCCATGTCAACAGTCATTGCTCAGCACTTGGTTCCCATTCTTTAACTGTAAGTACAATTAGCAATTAGTAATtagtattttgaaatgtttaccTCGAAAGGCATCTtatttgccttttaaaaaaaaatattagcaagAACGTCACAGGGTTTGAAGGAGGGGGAGacagtagtaaaaaaaataagtaagcaTTAAGGTAATAAGTAGTCTTTGTACTAAAAAGCATGCTTGGTAAAAAGCATACTACtagttttaatttgttttgcgCTTTGGTATTATCTACTTGTGTGGAATTGATGAATCAAATTCTGTCAGCAAAATGTCACCAAGTGCGGATGTTAACCAACATACATGGTCAATTCCACTCTGTTCCCCCTCAGTACACAAGCGTTGACAACAACAGCGTGAACTCTCTCGCTCCCTCGTCTGCCTCCTACACGTCGTCGCAAGCGCCCCCTTCGGCGCATCACTCGGTCCACAACAGCATTAGCACTAGCGGCGGTGGCATGGGCCACCTGTCTAGCATGTCCAGCATGGGTAACAACATGAGCAACAACATGGGCAACAACATGGGCAACAACATGGGCAACAGCATGGGCAACAACATGGGCAACAACATGGGCAACAACATGAGCAACAACATGGGCAACAACATGGGCAACAACATGGGCAACAACATGAGCAACAACATGGGCAACAACATGAGCAACAACATGGGCAACAGCATGAGCAACAACATGAGCAGCGGCGTCGGCGCCATCGTGGGGTCGAGTGGGCTTCACTCTGCCGCCACTAGTTCGGCACTGGGACTTGGCTCCAATGGAGCTACCGGCACATCCAACCTCTCTGGGCCGAGGGGTGCGCCCTTGCTTTCTTCCTCCAccggtacacacacacacacacacacaggcaaaacacacacaaaaaaagcatgtgtTAATATTAGTCATCTGCAATGGATGCCGTCCGTCCGTCATTGTGTTTAACAGGAAAAGCTCCACCTAACCTGTCTCAAGGAGTTCCTCCTCTGCTACCCAGCCAGTATATCATGGGACCCGGTGGACTGCTGCCAGCATACCCAGTAAGTGGCACTTTTTGGAGAAGTTCTCGCTGGTCTAAgaaatagttgttgtttttcgaCAGACTCGAGGCATGTTATTATTTCATCTTATTGATCTAGCATGGGCCAATATGTACtgattatttgttgttgttgtggggaCAGCAGATCTATGGATATGAGGATCTCCATATGCTTCAGTCCCGACTACCGATGGTGAGCTTTAAGTCATCAACGATTCAACCATTTTGACATCTTGAGTTGTTTGGTTggagcatttttgttttgtttcctcaGCCCTCTTTGCAGGATTACTATGGAATCACATTCCCCGGGCCTACGGCAACTCTGTCTAGCAGAGAAGGGAGTCTTGCCAACAACCCCTACTCAggtatgttttgtttgtttttgttcattagtCACAACAATAAGCAAGATCTCCATTATAAtgtacatttcaaatgttttcatatTAAGTAATCTATTGAGAAAATAATTGTGCttatataaaatcaaataacCCAGGAATACAACTAGTTGTGGCCCCAAttgttttgttactttttttaatataaaaataacctTAAGGTTActtgattttatttaattttttaaaatcttgtcATGCCAATGACGATGCAAGACATTCAATACAAGTTAAATGAGTGTCTTttaaaggcttttttaaaaaggacttgcctgttttttttttttttttaggtgatgtTACCAAGTTTGGAAGGAACGACTCCACCTCTCCAGCGCCAGCAGCCACAAGCCTGGTGGCCCAGCAGCAACCGGGCCAGGGCCAGAACCAGGGACCGGGCCCGAGCCAAGCTCAGCCTCCTCAAGCGCAACCTCAGCCGCAGGCCCAGCCACAGCACCACAGCGGTCAGCAGGCCTTCCTGCCTCCGGGCTACAGCTACACGGGTCTGCCTTACTACGCCGGCGCCATGGCCGGCGCCGTGCCGAGCGCCGCCGCCTTCCAGTACGGCCCCACCATGTTCGTCCCCCCGGGTGGTCCGGGCTCGGCCAAGCAGCAGCACAGCATGGGTCTCAGCCTGGGCAACCCGTCTGCCGGTCCCTTCCAACAGCAGActcaacagcagcagcagcagcccgGCGGTTACGGCCAGCACGCCTTCAGCTCAGGTCGGCCATCGTGCCGCACCTTCGCTCGCCCTCATTATTGGCCATTTGTTAGGTATGGAATGAGCGCTTTGCTTCCCAGGGTATGAAGAGCTGACGGCAGGACCCGCTGGAGTAGACTACAGTAAAGGCTACAATTCCTCCTCTCAGGCACAAGCCAAATCTGCTGCTAGTGGGCCTGGCAAAGGTAGGTGGGGCACATGGTGTCAATCATTAATCTAAACCATGGGTGGCCATGTTtggtcctcaagagcccctgTGCAGTCTGTTTCCCCTGTCTCTCTTCTTTACCACAccagaatcaaatgatcaacaacaTCAGCAAGCAGAGCTAGATTTGATTCAACTGTGTTGGTGGaggaagacatggaaaacagactggataggggctctaaTTATCTAAAATCGTTTGgcatttgaacatttaaaatggaaCCATTTAATTTGGCTAGAATGGGAAATGCAtctaacatcttttttttactccacTTGAAGGTGTTTCTGTGACATCCAGTAACTCTGGTGTGCCAGACATCAGTGGAAGTGTTTACAATAAGACCCAGGTGAGCATTCCATTTCAACCATCTATGCAGGCTGGACTTGTCAATTTGAAGCCATACTATTTTTTGTATAATATAAAGATGTATAATTCTGCGTTCTTGTCTTTGTCCAATCCCCCTTAGTCTTTTGATAAGCAGGGTTTCCATGCAGGGACCCCCCCACCCTTCAGCCTGCCATCCGCGCTGGGCGGTCCGGGACCCTTGAACCCAGGGGCGGCGCCAGGAGGTTATGCGCCGGGGCCCTTCCTTCACATTCTGCCTCACCAGCAACCACACTCGCAGCTGCTGCACCACCACCTCGCTCAGGACGGACAGGTAACCGCCCCACGGCGAGAATGCCGGGCCGCCTGCGCTCGCACTCTCACCTCACTGTTGCGCTCTATCCGCTCAGGGCGGTCCGGGACAGCGTGGACAGTCGGGTGGCTTGCAGCAGAAGAGCCAAGTCAATAAGTCCAGCTATGGCAGCTCCCCCTACTGGGCCAACTGAAGTCACCTTGCTGTGCATGTCGCTCAGATGGCTGACGCGACACACTTGCAGGCCTGGCTGATACAACAACGGGGGGACAAACCATCAGAGAACACAAGCTAAAAGAAACTACCGCCACCTCTCCTTTGCTCTGTATAGTACAGTATCCCCTTTTCAAATTGATGTCTGTtgtatgtaaaatatatttatgtatgtatttatacagtatatatgtatTGGTAGAACATGAAATGTGGTTTtctgcattttgtttttatttcgaAGGGCATTTTATTTAaacggggggagaaaaaaaaagatgaatgctAAATCATGAAGTTGGTGAATATACTTGAACACAAGCATCCTGTGATGTGGATTCCTTTTTGTATGCATACATGAACTGAGAACGATGTATATAAATTTGAAGCATCATTTCCAAGGCTgaggtcatttattttttagaagaaaTATGTTTTGTAATTTTGGTCTCTTACATCTGTGAATCTTTGTTTGAAGTGTGACTTGAGTTGATAGCTTGAGATTTATTTTTCCCCTGCAGTTTTCCTTCCCTCCATCCATCTTATCATCATTCCTCTACTTTTAATAGTTGGCTGATCACCAGCCAGGCCTTGATGTCCTTTTAACATTTGTTTAATCCTTGTCCAAATTAAATTGTAAACTGTTTCTTTGACTCTGGTCTCTGGTTTAACTGCTTAATTTTATAGAATGAAGGCACAAAGGCAAGAGTATACCATTTTCTTAACTGAGCATTTATTTACACGAGTACACCTCACATAGTTCAAGGCACATTATAAGTgactaaaaaatgtacaaaaaaaattaaattcagtcCAAGTCATACCTATTTGCTTTCCTTACTCTGCAAGTTTCTCTTTCTTTGCAGACAACGGAGTTTCCGGCACCTCCACAGCCCCGGACTTGCGCTTTTTCTTTGCAGACACCGGAGTTTCTGGTACCTCTACAGCCCCGGACTTgcgcttctttttcttttcagacAGTGGAGTTTCCACTATCTCTTCAGCCTGGACAGCCCCGGACTTgcgcttctttttcttttcagacACCGGAGTTTGCGGTACTTCTTCAGCCTGGACAGCCCCGGACTTGCGGTTTTTCTTCTTAAGTGGTCCATCGCCTGCTCCATCCTCTGCCGCCAGAACCTCAGACCCATTGACCTAGTATTGGGGACCAGATCAAATTCCAATTAGTCATCCACTCGTTAGAGTAGTTCAAAATGTATGACTCTCTTCAGTGATCAAGCCCACCGATTGGGGATTGTCAGTGGTTTGGAGTCAAGTTGATTTTGCGTGCCGATAAACGAGATGAGAACAAAGCACCATATGCCAGGCCTCAAATCAGAGCACGCACAGCAGAGTTAGCGGGACAGCCTCACCTCTCCATTTGCGCCTCCATTTTCTGATAGCCGTTGCTTCTTCCCAAGCTTCTTGCTTCTTCGCTCCTGCTTTTCTATTTTCTGCTTCATTTTAGTGACAACTTGCGTCGCCTGCAAAGGGAGAGGCAGAAGAATGATTAACAGCAGTCCAGTCAAAACAATGAGAACCGTATATCCCTTTTAAATTCATGCTGCATCAGTCTCATTAAATCAGTATTGACCCTCAGGTGTGATCAGGGTAGAATTTCTCATCATTCGCAGCACTACCCAAGGTGGAAATAATCAAGCTCACCTCCTGCACGGCCTCTTTCATCACGTCGATGTTCTTGCGTGGGATATCACCCGTCTCGTAAAAAGACAAGCGGTCCTCAACTTGTTGGCGCAGTTTGTCGCCAAACACGCTGGAGGGCAACTCTGAAAAGAGCAAAAGACCATCAAAACCATTGCGGGAGCAAGGGCCTCAACAGCTGTGACAGGGGGGAGCTCAGAAAATAATTTCTCAACATCAACCCGAAGGATGAATGCTGTTGACGAAAAATAGAAGCATCATCGCTAAGTACCGAGAAAATGAAGGTCATaggtgtccaaactatgcaaggaaaaaaaaaaaaacaaatcccaataataaaaaaaacaggccttAGTTTGGACACCTAACACATTAGAGAAGCATCAGTCTTACCAGAGAAGCAGTCTATGCGCGAAGCGATGGTGCACTTGTTGGCCAGATATCTGGAGATGCGGCCCTTGTTCTTGACTGCCGCTCGGCCGATGAAGGTAGAGTGGAAGATCAGGCCATACTTGGGCGTGTTGCCGCGGAGTTTCAGGGCTCTGGATGAGATAGCAGCCGCTTTCACAAACACGCTCGGGAGAAAACGGAGCCTTAATGCTGTTGCTACTTTTAAGCCGAGGCATCGCCAACGCGAGTCGGTCTCCTAACCCCAATTTCTTGCCGTCTAATTTTCGGTGCTGTGCTGGGTTGCTCAGACATTGGGATGCAATGGGTGGAAGCGGGGATCATTTGGATCACCCCGTTCTGCTCCGGCCCAGCCCTGCCATCACCGCAACCGCAGCTTTCCCCAGCAGGGAGGGGTCGCCCCAGTACCTGAACAGGGCTTTCTCCGCGCCCAGGATCTGGACGGTAGACGCGGGGTACTTTGCCAGGTTGGTCAGACTGCCAGCGTGAGAGATCAGACGGGCACCCACCTGGAATTGAATGAGGGAACGTAAAAAAGGTTACAAATCATCTCCGGGACGGACAGGgacgaaaaagagaaaaaaaggggagagCCATCAGTACCGGATGTTTCTCAACACAGAGATTCAGGGGATTGACAGATTTGGTAAAACATCATCGCTCTCTTGAGTTAAGTCATAAGCCAAAATGTCACTCACCACATCTCCAATCAGGGCAGCTAGGTTAGGAGCCACTTGACTCATCTTGGAGCGCAGGTACTCCTGCAGCTCCAGACGATAGGCACCCAGAGACACCACACGATTGGAGAAGCGTTCAATGTTGATCAAGTCGATTGGGGAAATGTCCATTCCTGATCGCAAAAACAAAGGTAACCGTCATCTACTGGCAAAAGACTCACCACTATACTATAATCTAACTCAATTATGTTTAACTAATAACCTATTCAcattgaaagaaa
Encoded here:
- the ubap2a gene encoding ubiquitin-associated protein 2a isoform X3, with the translated sequence MMSSLGSEKARGPREKVPPAATHTSQPQKQIQATAEQIRLAQMIYDKNDADFEGKVNQLMEVTGKNQDECMVALHDCNEDVSRAINFLLESTSDMTSWETVGKKKPLIKEGPSESKENKENREKKGEKEGAKGRAGSNRKGKGGNRNRQGAARPVENGVEVTPVERGSDRGRRAKGGRGSGGRGRGKGSAASRFSAQGMGTFNPADYTSEAGTTRTTQSEAWETTANNNPEEMANWKNPIEDYGPEDWSEDVSLSETKVFTSSCAPPAENHIAPGQSLDLASLLQKPAVSGREAPSSSSSSSQSLVFTNSHHHQLPQQQHQAPPSRSTTSGTSYAHAALSSVLGAGFGDLGQAKRPAPSAGAQILEQLKGPGLGPLPSSQVAHPANTQGGNPSIGRLPSLGTSVPPPSSSTWDMKVPESNTTTLSSQFSREFGLQPEPSLVLSQLIQRHTGPSLPLARQPSPPSQQAAPTSVSSVPQQSNTSAQVGQGMVAAGSKNPAVGGGLDAQGCGTPQQQRAQQKVQKRRMPPTSKIPATAVEMPGSTDVPGLNLQFGALDFGSESALPEFGVVESAVSAASRESTPAPGPVAAPSGPGTQSQTSMYSKPLSESLGSPLSVELPLPLSSSESVYHSSSVALPSLTASSLGPVSSSTPPSSSLITSTISSCAVPPFSTVGGGYDGSLPPQARLAFSQSKEVSGPVMNGLNGVRSSATLDISSVSSTPKPESPSLNANTTCAPVPTSHLASSTLPAQCSTTLSSLAQDLPSASQLNALNSHVNSHCSALGSHSLTYTSVDNNSVNSLAPSSASYTSSQAPPSAHHSVHNSISTSGGGMGHLSSMSSMGNNMSNNMGNNMGNNMGNSMGNNMGNNMGNNMSNNMGNNMGNNMGNNMSNNMGNNMSNNMGNSMSNNMSSGVGAIVGSSGLHSAATSSALGLGSNGATGTSNLSGPRGAPLLSSSTGKAPPNLSQGVPPLLPSQYIMGPGGLLPAYPIYGYEDLHMLQSRLPMPSLQDYYGITFPGPTATLSSREGSLANNPYSGDVTKFGRNDSTSPAPAATSLVAQQQPGQGQNQGPGPSQAQPPQAQPQPQAQPQHHSGQQAFLPPGYSYTGLPYYAGAMAGAVPSAAAFQYGPTMFVPPGGPGSAKQQHSMGLSLGNPSAGPFQQQTQQQQQQPGGYGQHAFSSGYEELTAGPAGVDYSKGYNSSSQAQAKSAASGPGKGVSVTSSNSGVPDISGSVYNKTQSFDKQGFHAGTPPPFSLPSALGGPGPLNPGAAPGGYAPGPFLHILPHQQPHSQLLHHHLAQDGQGGPGQRGQSGGLQQKSQVNKSSYGSSPYWAN
- the ubap2a gene encoding ubiquitin-associated protein 2a isoform X1; its protein translation is MMSSLGSEKARGPREKVPPAATHTSQPQKQIQATAEQIRLAQMIYDKNDADFEGKVNQLMEVTGKNQDECMVALHDCNEDVSRAINFLLESTSDMTSWETVGKKKPLIKEGPSESKENKENREKKGEKEGAKGRAGSNRKGKGGNRNRQGAARPVENGVEVTPVERGSDRGRRAKGGRGSGGRGRGKGSAASRFSAQGMGTFNPADYTSEAGTTRTTQSEAWETTANNNPEEMANWKNPIEDYGPEDWSEDVSLSETKVFTSSCAPPAENHIAPGQSLDLASLLQKPAVSGREAPSSSSSSSQSLVFTNSHHHQLPQQQHQAPPSRSTTSGTSYAHAALSSVLGAGFGDLGQAKRPAPSAGAQILEQLKGPGLGPLPSSQVAHPANTQGGNPSIGRLPSLGTSVPPPSSSTWDMKVPESNTTTLSSQFSREFGLQPEPSLVLSQLIQRHTGPSLPLARQPSPPSQQAAPTSVSSVPQQSNTSAQVGQGMVAAGSKNPAVGGGLDAQGCGTPQQQRAQQKVQKRRMPPTSKIPATAVEMPGSTDVPGLNLQFGALDFGSESALPEFGVVESAVSAASRESTPAPGPVAAPSGPGTQSQTSMYSKPLSESLGSPLSVELPLPLSSSESVYHSSSVALPSLTASSLGPVSSSTPPSSSLITSTISSCAVPPFSTVGGGYDGSLPPQARLAFSQSKEVSGPVMNGLNGVRSSATLDISSVSSTPKPESPSLNANTTCAPVPTSHLASSTLPAQCSTTLSSLAQDLPSASQLNALNSHVNSHCSALGSHSLTYTSVDNNSVNSLAPSSASYTSSQAPPSAHHSVHNSISTSGGGMGHLSSMSSMGNNMSNNMGNNMGNNMGNSMGNNMGNNMGNNMSNNMGNNMGNNMGNNMSNNMGNNMSNNMGNSMSNNMSSGVGAIVGSSGLHSAATSSALGLGSNGATGTSNLSGPRGAPLLSSSTGKAPPNLSQGVPPLLPSQYIMGPGGLLPAYPWGQQIYGYEDLHMLQSRLPMPSLQDYYGITFPGPTATLSSREGSLANNPYSGDVTKFGRNDSTSPAPAATSLVAQQQPGQGQNQGPGPSQAQPPQAQPQPQAQPQHHSGQQAFLPPGYSYTGLPYYAGAMAGAVPSAAAFQYGPTMFVPPGGPGSAKQQHSMGLSLGNPSAGPFQQQTQQQQQQPGGYGQHAFSSGYEELTAGPAGVDYSKGYNSSSQAQAKSAASGPGKGVSVTSSNSGVPDISGSVYNKTQSFDKQGFHAGTPPPFSLPSALGGPGPLNPGAAPGGYAPGPFLHILPHQQPHSQLLHHHLAQDGQGGPGQRGQSGGLQQKSQVNKSSYGSSPYWAN
- the ubap2a gene encoding ubiquitin-associated protein 2a isoform X2 encodes the protein MMSSLGSEKARGPREKVPPAATHTSQPQKQIQATAEQIRLAQMIYDKNDADFEGKVNQLMEVTGKNQDECMVALHDCNEDVSRAINFLLESTSDMTSWETVGKKKPLIKEGPSESKENKENREKKGEKEGAKGRAGSNRKGKGGNRNRQGAARPVENGVEVTPVERGSDRGRRAKGGRGSGGRGRGKGSAASRFSAQGMGTFNPADYTSEAGTTRTTQSEAWETTANNNPEEMANWKNPIEDYGPEDWSEDVSLSETKVFTSSCAPPAENHIAPGQSLDLASLLQKPAVSGREAPSSSSSSSQSLVFTNSHHHQLPQQQHQAPPSRSTTSGTSYAHAALSSVLGAGFGDLGQAKRPAPSAGAQILEQLKGPGLGPLPSSQVAHPANTQGGNPSIGRLPSLGTSVPPPSSSTWDMKVPESNTTTLSSQFSREFGLQPEPSLVLSQLIQRHTGPSLPLARQPSPPSQQAAPTSVSSVPQQSNTSAQVGQGMVAAGSKNPAVGGGLDAQGCGTPQQQRAQQKVQKRRMPPTSKIPATAVEMPGSTDVPGLNLQFGALDFGSESALPEFGVVESAVSAASRESTPAPGPVAAPSGPGTQSQTSMYSKPLSESLGSPLSVELPLPLSSSESVYHSSSVALPSLTASSLGPVSSSTPPSSSLITSTISSCAVPPFSTVGGGYDGSLPPQARLAFSQSKEVSGPVMNGLNGVRSSATLDISSVSSTPKPESPSLNANTTCAPVPTSHLASSTLPAQCSTTLSSLAQDLPSASQLNALNSHVNSHCSALGSHSLTYTSVDNNSVNSLAPSSASYTSSQAPPSAHHSVHNSISTSGGGMGHLSSMSSMGNNMSNNMGNNMGNNMGNSMGNNMGNNMGNNMSNNMGNNMGNNMGNNMSNNMGNNMSNNMGNSMSNNMSSGVGAIVGSSGLHSAATSSALGLGSNGATGTSNLSGPRGAPLLSSSTGKAPPNLSQGVPPLLPSQYIMGPGGLLPAYPQIYGYEDLHMLQSRLPMPSLQDYYGITFPGPTATLSSREGSLANNPYSGDVTKFGRNDSTSPAPAATSLVAQQQPGQGQNQGPGPSQAQPPQAQPQPQAQPQHHSGQQAFLPPGYSYTGLPYYAGAMAGAVPSAAAFQYGPTMFVPPGGPGSAKQQHSMGLSLGNPSAGPFQQQTQQQQQQPGGYGQHAFSSGYEELTAGPAGVDYSKGYNSSSQAQAKSAASGPGKGVSVTSSNSGVPDISGSVYNKTQSFDKQGFHAGTPPPFSLPSALGGPGPLNPGAAPGGYAPGPFLHILPHQQPHSQLLHHHLAQDGQGGPGQRGQSGGLQQKSQVNKSSYGSSPYWAN